The Kryptolebias marmoratus isolate JLee-2015 linkage group LG1, ASM164957v2, whole genome shotgun sequence sequence TCTGTGATCCTAACAAGGCCTCTGCCTCAACAACTTGATCCATATTATTCCCAATCAGgttctgtttaaagaaaatatttaatattaaataaaattttatatttttagcagCTCCTCGCTGGTAAGATGTTCATTTGTAAATCTAATTATTTCCTCTAAAACGTGTcgtttttaaatgaactcaccGGTGTTGTGCAGGAACAGAATGAGAGTTATGACCCAGGTTAACAAAGTGTGAGAGGTTCGGACCAGGAAACCCGTCCGGAACATGTTCTGCACCATCTTATTAACACGAAGAGGTCacgaaaataaataaataaacaaataaagtccCATGGGGAGATTTAAACCGGGTCAGAAAACCGATGAAAAAATAATTTCGAAGCCAACTCTTTTAGCTACATGTTAGCCTTCATTCGCTACTTCCGTGTTTTGGTACGGTAGCCTCCGTAGGACAAACTGCGAACTAAAATTCGCCTCAGAATTcggttataaaaataaaaatccaacttAAAGTCACTTTACAAAACATTCAGACTTTTCTAAATTCACATTTGTGTTAAATAGGATATATATTACTCCTAATACTAAACTGTAATTGAATTTAACTGGAATAAACTGGACTGCATcaagttttaattgtttatacatctaataatatatatatttgtagttTATAATTGGAAGGAATTTGactgaaatgaactgaattaaTTTAGACTGAATGTTTTGACCTTTAAATTGGATCTGACAGCATTAAACCGAAATTTTAAATACATTGGAACGTATGTAGTTGGATAGAAAACTGAACCTGACTTtaattcattgatttttttgaatgaattgGATTTACCTGTGTATGTAATCAGACTTAAATATGATTgtaatgaatttaaaaaggtttataactCTCCGTTGAGTCACCTCAAATGTCTTTTGTTGTCAGAtggttttttataaataaaatgaactgaactgagtttttaaaatcatttccgAGTAAGTTATTTATTAACTCAAAGTGTaaaccacacaaaaacatttctatatAAGATGTGAAATATATACTCAATAATAATAACTGTGTGTTTAGCTCTCAATGGTTGACTAATTTAAAGTTCCTAAAGTTtaatctgttctttatttttctctgaacaGAACCGGTTTTCAAAAGGTTCTAGATCCTTCTGGGAAACAGCTGATTGTCCTGCAGCCCAAGAAGACGTTTTCTGAGAAAAGATTTGCTCAGTTTGAGTTCCTACATGTTATGACTCAACAACAGGACGCTCAAACTCCTTTCCTCGGCCGTTTCATCAGAAAAACTGTCCTCTCCTGACTCTCCGGACTCTATTGTGAAACAGGTTGGAACAAAGATCCGTCATAAATCAATTTTACGACCCAGAAATTCTCATTTTTATGGTACACGTCTGAAAACTGGGGCACACATTAATGATCTCTCAGAAGAAAGTAACTGTAAAAGTTTCTCCTCATTCAGATAAAACCTAGAGGTCAACTGATCGGCTTTTCTGTGGCCAACATACAACACcgatttatttaggttttagtttctgtttttatatctttataTAACCTAAATGCACTTAGAAGAACTTggacacaaaaatatttatagaaGAGCATTCTGTGGactacagttagctgctgctacATTTTCCTTAATAATAATCAATTATCAAGCATAATTGATggctaattatttaaaaaattggcATATATCAGCCAATTAGTTTGTCTACTTTTAACAAAAAGTCTCCAAAACTCAAAGATTGAACCATGTTGTGCCGACAAAATGTACGACTTAACAAAGAACCAATTTTAAAATGGAttggttttttttaccagcatcttgacacattttgttcctgttttttctttaaatatacactgcacagtttttttattatggtCAGGCTCAAAGACTGGACAGAAAACTTAAACCGCAgccagtttaaaataaaacttaaatattgtcagaaagcctgaagaactttTGATTCagaccagttttaaagattacaagaaaatctCAAGGGGCGTTTAAGTCTTCTGCACAGCACCGatacatattttataaaatagtttttatttttttttttttattaaaaataaaaacaagcaatacaggctgtaaaacatttgaatgttagtgaaacagcagtttttttaagaCGTAATATTAGTTTTCTTACAAATAACTGAAACCTGAGTTTCTGCAGAgagagaagctttaaaaaataaaacttaactaAACAATAAGAGCTCTACATGATTAGAGCTGAGCTTCTATTAGAAAGTAATCCAACAGATTACTGACAGattatttcagttaaaaataGTAGCTTTATTtccattatttattattagatgtttattaaaagagtatttttgctgcatttaagtTCTAACATTTAATCATCTGAGTttacacacaataaaaataaatattccagAAGGCCCACATTTAGTTGCACTTCTTAGTTCTCATGCAATCATCACCTGATGTGTGCAGAGAGGAAAATacccaaaataaacaaacttttccAAGTCTGACTGCTGTAAAAACTGCTTTAGGCATTCCCCAAACGCTCAGAGTTCCTCTCagatcaacaaaaaaaagacaccaaacATTCAGATTATTAATgagtttgcatttattttgcatcaaaatgGTCCATTAAAACAATACTAAAAATCATTGACAAAAAACATCATCCTGCATTGATAATTCATTCAGAGGTGCTTCTAGCAGCGATTAAAGtgcagttttttccccccaaacacACGTGCTCTTCAGTAATTTTCCTCTTAACCTGAAGGTGAACATTGAAGacattttaacctttaaaacaaaaaggccgTCTGAACACTAACACAACGATCCGAAGCTGCTcgagcaaacagaaaaacttctTATTCAGGTTAACATTTCAACACGTGACTCCGTTTAGTGTTTGACGGACGTTTAAGGCGACGATCCCACACCCCGAACATTAAAAAGCACGGCTgtctttttcacacacacaatcacatcctcttttcttaaagaaaaaataaatacaggacAGGTGGAAATAAATAGTCACTCCGTTTATGTTGCAAACCACTCAGGACAGGGAGGAGAAGTCAAACCGATGTGCAAAAACTTCTCGTTTGGGACGAAATCATTTCTTTCCAGAGGCAGGACTATTCACGAATAATAAAGCTTATTAATGCTACGTAACTTTCTTCACGAGTGAAACTAACCAGCCAAAGGTTACAGTgtcaacacaacaacaaaaacatttggtcCTCGCTCACTCGGTCACTCAGCTCCTCCTAAAAACGGAAACAGCAGCAGTTAACCCGACAACCTGAGCTCACAGAGTCCATGTTCTCCTCCGTGGCCTTACGTCAGCTGACATTCACAGAATGAGACGGCTACTCGAACCTCCGGGGGCCAAATCCTCGAGGCTCCCGGTGATTCCCCTACACGAGCGTTGGGAGAACGTCCGTTGGCGTTCGGCGGTTTCATCGGTTTCAGCGCGACGTCACCCCCAGCTGAGTCTTCAGGTGCTCGTAGACGACGTAGCTGATGCTGACAGCGGGGATGACCTTGAGGAAGTTGGGGGCCAGGCCTCTGTAGAGCCCCGTGGGGCCTTCGCTCTGCACGATCTGCCTGAAGAGTCCGGTCATCGAGACCTGCTGGTTTCCCTCTGTTACAGCTGGGAGGACAAAACAAGACGACACTTAGACTTTGAGTGGAAAAATGTGAGACAAgaagcttctttttgttttaaagtagttCTTTCGTTGAGTTTGTGGCTCCGTGCCTAAACATTAGTTCTGGCTCACCTTGTGCCTGCATGCGGGTTCGGATCAGAGCCAGAGGGTAGCTGGCGAGCTGGCCGCAGGTGCTGGAGACGGTGCCGCAGGCCAGCAGGACGACCACCCCGGGGTTGGCGCTGTTGGTGCCGTACTGCTGCAGGTAGCTGTTCTTCAGCGTCTGCCAGGAGGAACATCAAGAGTCAGCTCAGAGCGTCGacatcatttcaaaaattaaaaaaaaaaaaatcagggtttcagaagctgcagctcaccTCGTACACCGCCAGGTCGATGCCGGCATACGGGATGATGCCCAACATGTTCGGGACGTAGCCTTTATAAAACGCCCCCAGCCCTTCTCTCCTGAAGATGCGCTTGGCACAGTCTAAGATGCCAGCGTACTGACCGCTCTTTCTCAGCGCAAGGCGAGTTTTCAGAACCTGGGGAGGGATTAAGACGTGTTACTCACAACCTAAAAGCTCTCCGGATATTTAGAGGGGatctaaataaaaagataattacCTCCATGGGGTAGATGGCACTCTGGGCGATCACTCCAGCCAAAGAACCGGCGACAAATCGCTCCAGGATGCTCACAGTCTCCTTATCGCTGCCGATTAGACGTTTAATCTGAAACGGAGCACATTAGTGAGCGGCGCCGGGAATGCTGTGTGTCCTTGGGTTCATCTTTGAGTCACTTCCTGTACCTGCTCATACGCCATGAACTTCAGGGCGGACTCTGGGGCGATCTTGATGATGTTCACGCCATTTCCTCGCCACAGTGACCTTGTGCCGCCTTCTTTGATCATCTGCATGAGTCCGCTCATGATGCACATGTTGTTGGTTCGGGTTCCGTAAACCTGAACaggaggaataaaaataaaattaactccTAATGGCTGAAGGATTTTGGGGTGAATAGGGAACTTTTCCATGTGGGTCAAGACCGCTCTGACACCAAACCCGGGCCAACTCGGTCAGGTTTGTTTGACTGTTGGGAAAACATTTATCATCGATATGGTCAAAGTCTCCCTTCAGGCCAACGACTGACGTAAATCTGAGCTGCCGGCAGATCCTGAATGTGGGCACAGATAGACCTTAATCTCCCCGATGACGGCAGAGACTACAACACCACGGGAGCGACGACCGTTATGCGGCCGTTGCTGGTTGGCGGCGAGGACTCTGCCCGCCAGGATCGTCACGTGTTAATCGTTAACTCGTTAGGTAACTCACTCTTGAGTAACGTCTTTTGAAATTTATATTCCTGACCGAGTAATCATCCCACCTCTTGTGAAAGAATGAAGGTGGCCTCAAGGAGAACGGGTCAAATTGTAACGTTTGCAGCAAAAACTCTGGTTTAGGATCCATCGGGTCAAATCAGCTACAACCTGATAAGATTTTCCACTCCTGACACACATGGTCCATTTCCCAAGCTAACCCAAAGCCTAGAAATTCAAATCTACAAGTCTTTTTCCTCCATCTGAGAGCCCGACAGCCATCTTACCTGCATCATGACTTTAAGTCGGTCCAGCGGGGCCGTGCAGGTCCTCGAAATGGCTCCGGCTCCGCCACCTGCAACCAGGTGCCTCCACCACATCCCAGTCTGCTTCTCCTCAATGGTGAAGTCATCAGGAACCATCAGGTTCTCACCGATATCAAATATCTaccaaaaaaagacaatatttttaaatgcaaagcaACTTTTACTGAACCGTAACGAATCATTTTACTgattcctttatttattttaggaacCCTGAAGCTCCCCCGCTCTCTTCCTGTTGTGAACATGTGACAAAGCTCCTTTGTGAGTCAGATTCTCCTAAATGACCGTCATGGACCGCTGGTTTGTTTTCACACGCTGCACTTaagttttaaatgattgttGTGGACCATTACAACAGCTTTGAGGTGGATTGTTGACTCAGACTCTGAACAAAAAGGGCAGACAGCTCAGCTCGTTTTAAGATTATTAAACTCAGGGGCAGGAAGCGAGCATGACTTCAACTTGCTTCTAAATTGTACCCAAAGTGCTGGGTATAGACACAAGACAAGATAAAGAGGTTTCACTTTTAATCAAGCTCATTTTATTTGGGTTCAGAGTCTTCAGCCGGGAGAATTAATCAACCTCATCAAGTCTCATCACTTCCCCCTGACTATCCTCACTTAACATCTGACTTTTTACACACTGAAACACTCCGGGCGCTCCAGTTTCAAGAGTAATTCACAATGTTCTTGGCCTCCCGAGAGGGTCAACCCCGGCTCGGGTTCAGCAGCGTCTGTAAGGTTGACCGGCgctgaaaataacaacaacccGCCCCAGCAGGAGCCGAGCAGCAAGTCTGTGCTGGTTCTGCCTGACTGCTGCCCTCATTTTACATCACAGCTCGACAAGTCAGAAAATCCTTCCAGCGTAATCCCTCCGGAACAGGCCTCGATTCTTTTCATAGCCTAATAGAGCTTAATTACTGACGCACGGCTCGGGCCGGCGGTGCCCTTCAGGGGCTTTTTAAAGTGGCTGGTTTGTTCCAGACAACAGGAAGGTGAAGGAGACCGAGCccttcagtttcagtttgagtgACAGGATGAGAGCAAACTGGGACATTTGGATTATGCAACACCTAAAGTTAAATTACCCAGCTCTCCTCGGTTTgttaaatgaacatttcagctgcagaatgaGGAACTAACCGTGGAGTGTTTCCAGTAAAGGATGATCTCAGGAATGTTCTCAGTCTTCTCCACCACTTGGTATTTGCTCCAGTCTTTGCTGCTGATAGTTATCATTCCATTCTTGTCCACACtttaaatagaaacagaaaGATATTAGGGCCTAATTATTCAACGAGTGAAGAAGACAAACTGGGTGGGAAAATGTTACCTCTTCAAGGCATTCTCTGCGTGCTGCAGGGAAATGTGAACGCCAAGGTCGTGAAGAGACTGGATGAACTCTCTGGGATCGACTCGACCTTCAGGagaacaaatttaaagttttgcgttaaagctgaactaacagtgaaattaaacaaactgcagcCTGAACTCGTCCGAGCCCTCCTACCTGCATTCTTCTTGTCCAGACTCTTCACCACCAGCTTCAGGTCTTTCTCGTAGTCTTGCAGATAATGAACAAACTCGTCGAAGTCCAGCTGCCCATCTGCatcttttccttccctttttaagcttttctgcagcagaattAAGGCGACACGGTCAGGTCAAACGGGAAcctataacttttttttttgcacattttaatgttacaataaaaataattaacttttaatttaaatattcaaagtaTTCAACTGATTTTTCACAgtttcaagcaaaaaaaattgtttcaggAGTACATGGTGTCTTGCGGTCATGTGATAGTGCCGCCAATTTGCTTATGAAACAAGTACAGTCAGTTCGAAATGTCCTCTATGTGAGGCCAATGATAAGTCATGAAACACGAGATTTAAAGGAGTCCCTCAGCTCGTCTTTTATGACCCCCAGAGCGAATCGTCAGGGCCCCCCTTCTATCTTTAACTCGACCTGACAACAGTTTTAATCCCACCTGGCTTCAAACCCGCAGAGTTAAAATGGGGACGGTGAAAACTGGCCGCTGCTCCAGGCCGCTGGACGACACCCGACCCACAGCCACATGACCGCCACAGATACCCCTGCAGGAACATTCCTGCCCTCCTCTGCAGCCGGTGCAGAAACTACCAGCACAAACGCATAAATCTGGGTTACAGGGGGGCGTCTCAACCAGCTTTAAGGCCTCAGGTGATGTCATCTGTGTACGACAGGTCCGTTTATTGTTAATTACATACCGAAAAATCAAGAATTTTAACTTTTGAACCTGAAATCTGCACACAAATGTGCACGAAAAGCAAGCATGTACAGACATATTACTGCTGAATATTGCAAAGGCAATGTCAGTTGCAGTATATAAAGGAGTGGGAGTGCATCTGATTgttaaatttataataaattgtgCAAGCCCAGTAAGACAAACCAACTTAACTCAGTGATTTAGGTCctgattttaactttaacattgCATTagacaagattttattttattttttctttttaaattgtgccACAAAAGCACTGAAAACAGATGGCAGTTTTAggatacatttaaaacacagaagacTTAATTGAAGCTGCAGTAAAGGACTGttgatatttttaatgaatgcaTTTGCAAAAGTTATATAAACTCTGACTGTAACtttaaaacttctgtttctTCATAGCAAAACTAATATTATTAGTTATCAAGCAGTGGCTAATGGCCAAATTCTTTAACAATGAGCATCAAAAGCATCtgaatctttatttaaatgtgtctgCTAAATATTGTCCCAAAGCCAGGATAATATTAACATGTCaggaactttttttaaatgcattcgGCACAAAGCTCAGCTTGCATACCAGAAAAGCTACAGACAAGCAAAGAAAGAGGctaaaatatttacaagaatttgctttttttggagcatttgtttctacaaaaaagaagcaaaaatgtgactttaagtCCTTCCCTTTTAGGGTGGATCATCTGTGACCTGAATTACCTCCCtggttcattttaaacaaacataattcAAGCTTgagttttataattaaaaataagttttaacaGATCATTTAAAAGTGACGTCACAAGTTTTCtggaaaccattttttttcctctttcagctccgCGGCCTTTAGCTCATTAAATCCTCCACTTCCGGCCGCCAAAACGAAGGTATTTAACATTcaaatcacattttaatttaaacgaAGTTCAAGTAAAACACGTGTGTTgctatttaattttaaaaaaagaaagtttttactCTTACCTGTCGCCATTTTTGGTACGCTGAAAACTCCTGTGACGGCAGGAACACACTGAGCTTGTTGAAGAGGGACTTCAGCTCCGACGGCAGTCCGTTAGACTCGAAGTACTCCACTTCAACCGGGTCCGAGTTGGACACGGGCACGTAAAGGCACAGACCAAGCATGTTCGGCTCtggtaaatttaaaagaaactacaataaataaataaatagctgaCCGTGGTGTCACCCCTGGCCGGCTCCCTGCTGAAATGCCGGTAAAAGAACAAACCGGCTTCTAAAGAATGTCACGAGGTCCCTCCCTATTCCGAGAATAGGCACGTCATTTTACTACTGACCAATCAGGGAAGACTTCCATTGAAGGCTGCTACGGGCTCGCCCGGGTCTCTCGCAGGGAACAGATCCTAACCAATCACGTTCCTTCTTTCATCGTCAATGATTGACCAATCGTGTGTTGTCTTactgtttgttctgcttctgcttGGAGGTAAATATGCATAAAGTAAACATTATTAAATATTCATCagattacataaataaataaatatgcgaccaaatatttaaaaaacccaacatttaaaaaattatttaatctTAATTAAACCAAGTTTTTACAACCAGGTAAAGACATCAGATAAATAATAAGCAactagtttttacttttttcttaatgcctcagaattattaaaaataatcacttttatatttgtgcTAAGCGACCATTTTATGCTTTACTGTCGAGGAGTTTCCATAAACTTGCTCCTGAGTATTTTGAGACACTTTCCTTTAAGGTTTAACTCcattatgttttaaatgaagctgaaCAGTTactaaagactaaaaaaatatGAGTTAAAGTTGAAATCAGGTCATCAATatattacatttaaacatttaatctgtGTCTACAAAGTTTTAACGTTTtgcatcacaaaaaaacattgtttatgtAAGCTTAATTGTTTGCAGAACTATTACTGTAAAATTTGAATTTAGACTATTTCAAAGTAATTATGAAGGTGagaaataagttaaaaatagtAAATGGGTATAAATAAGTGAGGCATCACTTTGTCTTGTGGCTAACCTTCACCCCACATAAACCTCAGGCTGTTTACGCGTTCCTGCATCAGTTTGAATCACATGAggtcacattttaaataactctGTGTCAGTGATGTTAGGAAGGGTTTTTTACCTCTTGTTATTTTTTCAAATCCCTTCTTTATCCGTCTTCATCACAGAAAACTCAACAATCCTCCCAGAAGCGTAGACTgcgtcatgttttttttgttttgtgaaaacgttgaagtcgtttttttttgttttgccctgAAGCCATCATGTTTGAATGATGGGTTGGAAATAATCTGTGTCGAAGATGAGCGCCAAAAGTCAGAGAAGACTCCGAGGATGAGCCAAGAACCCGTCGGAgcggaggacaggaggacatgaggacaggaggacagctAATCcggtctaaaacatgcagatatGCACACCTCTGCCTCAAGATGACCCCCTCAGCCAAATGACtctaaaaagcacaaactgtCTACAGatacctggtgtggtagtagctgagactgatccccaacacgtgTTTAAAGCACTAACAagattttggagtcaatccatccgtctgttagcaaaatatctcatgaaccactgggtggattttaattaaacaaattcaaaaaaaatcctgtggctcagcagacatttttgtaaaagtaatcattttattttgtgaaaaacagcatgttaattaatttaaagtgataaaataattgaaattcaaattaaatttaactaAACCCTGCAGGTGtggatcatttaaaaagctttcaggTAGAATTTGGGAGTTTAATTGTTTGACGGTTATGCTAAGGTTCTCAGAAAAATCCTATTAAAATAGAGCataatggtgttttttttagatgtgtttagCTGAGTGGGTTTGAAGTTCATGAACGCAGCAGCCAAAGTTCGGAGAACACAAACACGTTGTGAGGTGATTCTTCCTGTTGAATGCGTCAAATGGCGggcgggtcaaaggtcaggagcTCAACTGTTTACAGGAGCCGGGAGCGTGTTAACCTGCAGGATCTGAGCAACAGGTGAGAGGGGACAGCACAACCAACTGACCCAAACCCAAACCCGAACCCTAACCCAACTCAGTCCTGGGAAAAGTGTCAAGTTTCAACAGTTGTTGTCACGTAACGAAAACCTTACTTTATAGATATATGAGCAGGTCCTCAGCTCAAGAGCAACAGAGGCTGGGggctatcataccaggcaggacccaagatggagACTgggtaaagatgcccctgagacagtccagcacataacagcaggatggacatggaacaccataaccaaacAGCTGGAACATCTGTACCCAGTATGGACTGggagtcccacagtcaaaggtGATGGAGAATGGCAGGTCTAAGAtgctgtgggacttccagatccagacaaacaggtgatggctgaacaaccggacattgtggtgatagataagatccAGAAGGAAGCAGCGGGGATAGATGTAGAcatcccaagtgactgtaacatcaggaagaaggagcatgagaagcCGGAGGaacaccaagggctgaaagaggaaacagagaagttgtggagagtcgaggcctcagtggtgccagtggtcatcagacCCCCAAACTGGATAAGTGTCTTCAACAGatctcagagatctctgtccagaagaacaCAGCCCTACATctaagatactgaacagaaccctgaagctcccaggcctctgttAGAGGACCTGAGGTTGGAGTGAAAGTGGAACAAATAGGTGGAAGTTACGCTCCTGTACCTCCGATCTGAGGGAAGATGTGTGAACACTCCATgttgggggtgggtggggtgtTTGATAATGGAGGCAACTCTTCTGTGGACTCTACAGGGAGGGGAGTGGACCTGATGGTCTTCTCTCCTGACTGTGGCGCTGCAGACCCATACGATGACGCGGCTGGTCAACATTCTCCCAGCGGGTTCTCAGCTGACACCAAACTTCCTGAGCCTCCTCTGAGAATCCAGCTGCCGCTGAGCCTTCTTCACCAGCTGGGTGGTGTTCGCTGAGGAGGACTCCTCTCCTTCCTCACATCCTCCTTGGTCTTGTCCTTGTTGAGGGTAAGGCTGTTGTCCTCACACCATGACACCATCTCACACCTCAGCTCTGTTCTTCATTCAGAACTTCACAGACGAGGACTCCAAATGTTGTGAAGATACAAGAAATGATTAAGTTCtcgttaaaatccattcagcggctcatgagatattttgctaacacacattATCACCCCTCTGCCTTCTGCAACAgctcttttaaaagaaaaaacaaaagcaaatgtttgtttttctgtctcattcAGTTTTTCCTCTGCAGATTGTGCCCCACTCTGATTTTTAGCTCaatgctgccctctgctgtttagattatttatgactttttatttacGTTTAACTGTAAGTGTGTTcgtttgtaaaaacaacaaatacaaaactaCACAAAAGTTGAGCTATTGATTTGTTCAACAGTTTCAGGATatctgaagtttttttgttgttgtttcttttattcttttattatctttttttttaaataaaaataattttagtccttttgttattgttgatgagatatttaacTTTAAGATTTCAATATTTAAGACATGAAAAGTTTCATAAACTCAACAAAACAACCAGACTTGTGTTGTACGGAGCGCTGTGAGGGTCATTTTGAGGAAATTATTGCGTTCCCTCCCAATAGTTCTTGCGTTAACTCAGGATAACTTCCTTGGCACAGACACTTGTCAAAATGGAGGGAAcataataaaaattgttttataccAAAGATCAAACAGTTTGACAGATGAGGCGATTTTAAAGATCCTTTTAGATTTAATTAGAAACTCGGATGAAGGTTTGGCACTGAATTATTACccaatgttttataaaaacataactttctgcaagtcttattttttcctccacttgtccatattgatttattattctggattttatgaaaagtttttaattttgattttcattctgtgacattttaaacCGCCTTAAGCTCAGCAGCAGAGCCGGAAGTGGCCACACGGGGGCGCCGTTTCGCCTTTGACGCTAAGCGAGAAGCAGCGTCAAGTTCACGAAGAAGGGCGACAAACAGACCGGAAGTTTGGGCATTTggcttttaacaaaaataaaagctgcaactCTTTTAACAAATCTGTCTCAGTCAAAAGTATTTTCTGATTTCAGATATTTTCATTGGAgcaatgttaaataaaaagattttaaattttgaaaatatttgcagatgataatttagataatatttaaattaaataaatgttatttaattaacttaaattttaaaaggttaagtgttttaatttttctaaagcACAATCACAGTTCAATGAATCCTTTTAGGTATTTGATATTCATACTCAAGATTATTGTCTTAATGAAGAATAATAAATACTTACCATGGTTTAGGGATATTTATaagtgaaaatataaatatttaaaaacatttttatgtaaaataaattaaaccagtcaataaaataaacacaacagcataaaatattgattcagtaattttaaaacatgctaAATACCTAATTTGATTTAGAAAAGAATGTCCCAAAGTCCTttgagaacctttttttttttacttaaaccctttttactgattattttattgataaattaataatttattaaactgaatAGACAGTATTTAGCAGCAGcttgagaataaaaataaatataggtttaaaatgttcatgtagttttcattttgaagaaaaaaagagcctaCATGTTAGCGTTTTATTTcgtttttttctgaaagacGCTCACCGGAAGTGACGCTCTGTTAGCTTGATTAGCTTGATTAGTTCCTCCTCTCTGCGCCGCGGAGTAAAAACTGAGGTTTAAGCGtcttttctgtcactttgttgttgttgagcgTCTTGCTGGTGGGTTTACAGACGGCGAGATGTTTCAGGGTGAGTTTTTAGGTACATTTCCtccgtttgttgttgtttttgaccgGGACTCCTGgttgaatttgttgttttttttttttcagatttcgGCGCTGAATCACGCCTGAAGAA is a genomic window containing:
- the slc25a25a gene encoding calcium-binding mitochondrial carrier protein SCaMC-2-A, whose protein sequence is MLGLCLYVPVSNSDPVEVEYFESNGLPSELKSLFNKLSVFLPSQEFSAYQKWRQKSLKREGKDADGQLDFDEFVHYLQDYEKDLKLVVKSLDKKNAGRVDPREFIQSLHDLGVHISLQHAENALKSVDKNGMITISSKDWSKYQVVEKTENIPEIILYWKHSTIFDIGENLMVPDDFTIEEKQTGMWWRHLVAGGGAGAISRTCTAPLDRLKVMMQVYGTRTNNMCIMSGLMQMIKEGGTRSLWRGNGVNIIKIAPESALKFMAYEQIKRLIGSDKETVSILERFVAGSLAGVIAQSAIYPMEVLKTRLALRKSGQYAGILDCAKRIFRREGLGAFYKGYVPNMLGIIPYAGIDLAVYETLKNSYLQQYGTNSANPGVVVLLACGTVSSTCGQLASYPLALIRTRMQAQAVTEGNQQVSMTGLFRQIVQSEGPTGLYRGLAPNFLKVIPAVSISYVVYEHLKTQLGVTSR